From Verrucomicrobia bacterium S94, the proteins below share one genomic window:
- a CDS encoding glycoside hydrolase family 28 protein has translation MRGFIISVLLLLAGRGMAEESVFNILDFGAQKGQWNMSTEAIQKAIDACHKAGGGRVLFPKGYYSTGTLFLRSNVHLDFEDGAKLYGSTDIKDYAEVPVATEEPQFSKCLFYAEEAENITITGVDTSEINGRGYYFRWAPERPKLFRFERCRNIRVEDMTIKNSGSWCIYFGGCDTVRMTRVSIYNKENHNNDGMNYDGCSNVWIKDCNLQVEDDAICLKSSINRTCENINVEGCSVSSYHAALKFGTASGWGFKDVTVRNCRFYDCRYGTIKLLMVDGGYIDNVHISDIDLFNCAGPIFLRLGNRGRDYTRSIRQVYDADVKPEGRPVGTLKNVYIGNISGRLYGRNDAVEGIMFTGIPGHYIENVTLENIDLTFSGHGNLDANVVVPEDEARYPEQSFFGALNSYGLFIRHAKNVKLNNVKLRLRGHDSRPPIYLEDVRGGVFSNVSVEVSGNVTDVVMQKNVTGVKKLDAVRAVPVAF, from the coding sequence ATGAGGGGTTTTATAATCAGTGTACTGCTGCTGTTGGCCGGTAGAGGGATGGCGGAGGAAAGTGTGTTTAATATTCTGGATTTCGGTGCGCAGAAGGGGCAATGGAATATGAGCACTGAGGCTATTCAGAAGGCAATTGATGCCTGCCATAAAGCCGGAGGCGGAAGAGTGCTGTTTCCGAAGGGCTATTATTCCACCGGCACGCTTTTTCTGAGGAGCAATGTGCATCTCGATTTTGAGGATGGGGCAAAACTTTACGGCAGTACCGATATTAAGGATTATGCGGAAGTACCTGTTGCTACTGAGGAACCGCAATTTTCAAAATGTCTGTTTTATGCGGAGGAAGCGGAGAATATAACGATCACAGGGGTGGATACCTCGGAGATCAACGGCCGGGGCTATTATTTTCGCTGGGCGCCGGAAAGACCGAAACTGTTCCGCTTTGAGCGGTGCAGAAATATTCGCGTGGAAGATATGACCATTAAAAATTCCGGTTCGTGGTGCATCTATTTCGGGGGCTGCGATACGGTCCGGATGACGCGGGTGTCTATTTACAATAAGGAAAATCATAACAACGATGGAATGAACTACGACGGGTGTTCCAACGTCTGGATCAAAGACTGTAATCTGCAGGTGGAGGACGATGCAATCTGCCTGAAAAGTTCAATCAATCGTACATGCGAAAATATCAATGTGGAAGGCTGCAGTGTGAGCAGTTATCATGCGGCACTTAAATTCGGTACTGCATCGGGATGGGGATTTAAAGATGTCACGGTCAGGAACTGCCGGTTTTATGATTGCCGTTACGGTACGATTAAATTGCTGATGGTTGACGGCGGCTATATTGATAATGTGCATATTTCCGATATTGATCTGTTCAACTGTGCTGGGCCGATTTTTCTGCGGCTGGGGAATCGGGGACGGGATTACACCCGGTCGATTCGTCAGGTTTATGATGCTGATGTGAAGCCTGAGGGCCGTCCGGTGGGTACGTTGAAAAATGTCTATATAGGAAATATCAGCGGTCGTCTTTATGGACGTAACGATGCGGTGGAGGGGATTATGTTTACCGGTATTCCCGGTCACTATATTGAAAATGTAACGCTGGAAAATATCGACCTCACTTTTTCGGGTCACGGTAATCTTGATGCCAATGTGGTGGTCCCGGAGGATGAGGCTCGGTATCCGGAACAGTCGTTTTTTGGTGCACTGAATTCATACGGTCTGTTTATCCGCCACGCAAAAAACGTAAAGTTGAATAACGTCAAACTGCGGTTGCGCGGCCATGATTCCCGTCCGCCCATTTATTTGGAGGATGTGCGTGGCGGGGTATTCAGTAACGTGAGTGTTGAAGTGAGCGGAAATGTCACGGATGTGGTGATGCAGAAAAATGTGACCGGTGTGAAAAAGCTGGATGCTGTTCGTGCCGTTCCTGTTGCGTTCTAA
- a CDS encoding type IIA DNA topoisomerase subunit B, whose translation MAAKKKIEYTEDKIKTLSSLEHIRLRTGMYIGRTGSGAHYDDGIYILVKEVIDNGIDEFIMGHGDRINVSIEDDMVTIRDFGRGIPLGKVVDCVSKINTGAKYNDDVFQFSVGLNGVGTKAVNALSTYFLVRSHRDGKFVEAEFERGNLVREEKGKTKEPNGTFVAFSPDPDIFKKYKFNTDHLARRLRFYAYLNPQLKIWFNGELYHCKGGLLDLIRDESQYEKIYPPFHYTDKTLEFAFTHTNRFSEEYYSFVNGQFTSDGGTHLSAFREGLLRGINDYASKKFSGDDVREGVLGAVAIRLKEPIFESQTKNKLGNSEIRSDLVAQISQAVSDSLHRNTAEAKKLISKIEETQKLRKELNSVKKLARERSKSVSIRIPQLKDCKHNYNRAKNKGLESQIFITEGQSAAGSLVSCRDANTQAIFTLKGKPLNVCDLKRDALYKNVETYNLMRALNIEENIDNLRYNHVILATDADVDGLHIRNLMITFFLRFFEGLVRNGHLKILETPLFRVRNKKETIYCYSEEERKNALKKLGRGAEITRFKGLGEISPGEFKDFISKENMRLSQVNVHGDHSIPEILSFYMGKNSPDRRDFIMDNLVLDAEMLN comes from the coding sequence ATGGCTGCCAAAAAAAAGATCGAATACACAGAAGATAAAATTAAGACACTGTCGTCGCTTGAGCACATTCGTCTGCGTACCGGTATGTATATCGGCCGTACCGGCAGTGGCGCACACTATGACGACGGCATTTATATTCTCGTCAAAGAGGTAATCGATAACGGCATTGATGAATTTATTATGGGCCATGGTGACCGCATCAATGTTTCAATTGAAGACGATATGGTAACGATCCGCGATTTCGGCCGCGGTATCCCGCTGGGTAAAGTGGTCGACTGCGTCTCTAAAATTAATACGGGCGCTAAATATAATGATGATGTATTTCAGTTTTCGGTCGGTCTGAACGGGGTCGGCACCAAAGCGGTGAATGCCCTTTCCACTTATTTTCTTGTACGTTCGCATCGCGACGGAAAATTTGTGGAGGCGGAATTTGAACGAGGCAATCTGGTACGCGAAGAAAAGGGAAAAACCAAAGAACCGAACGGCACCTTTGTGGCCTTTTCACCGGATCCCGATATTTTCAAAAAATATAAATTCAACACGGACCACCTTGCCCGACGCCTGCGGTTTTATGCCTATCTGAATCCGCAGCTTAAAATCTGGTTTAACGGTGAGCTCTATCACTGTAAAGGCGGTCTCCTTGATCTCATCCGCGACGAAAGCCAGTACGAAAAAATCTATCCGCCCTTCCACTACACGGATAAAACACTGGAATTTGCGTTCACGCACACCAACCGTTTTTCCGAAGAGTATTATTCTTTCGTCAACGGCCAGTTTACCTCTGATGGCGGAACGCACCTTTCCGCCTTCCGCGAAGGTCTGCTGCGGGGAATTAACGATTATGCCAGCAAAAAGTTTTCCGGCGACGATGTGCGCGAGGGCGTGCTTGGTGCCGTGGCGATCCGCCTGAAAGAACCGATCTTTGAAAGTCAGACCAAAAACAAACTCGGCAATTCCGAAATCCGCTCCGATCTGGTGGCACAGATTTCGCAGGCGGTTTCGGACAGTCTGCACCGCAATACGGCAGAAGCCAAAAAACTGATCAGTAAAATTGAAGAGACGCAAAAACTCCGCAAAGAACTCAACTCCGTCAAAAAGCTGGCGCGCGAACGTTCCAAGTCAGTCTCCATCCGCATTCCCCAGCTGAAGGACTGCAAACATAATTACAACCGGGCCAAAAATAAAGGCCTCGAATCGCAGATTTTCATCACCGAGGGTCAGTCCGCCGCCGGTTCGCTGGTCTCCTGCCGCGACGCCAACACCCAGGCGATTTTCACCCTCAAAGGCAAACCCCTGAATGTGTGCGACCTGAAACGCGATGCCCTTTATAAAAATGTGGAAACCTACAACCTGATGCGGGCCCTCAATATTGAGGAGAATATTGATAACCTGCGCTACAACCATGTCATTCTGGCCACCGACGCCGATGTTGACGGCCTGCACATCCGTAATTTGATGATTACCTTTTTCCTTCGCTTTTTCGAAGGGCTTGTACGCAATGGCCACCTGAAGATTCTGGAAACGCCGCTTTTCCGCGTGCGGAACAAGAAGGAAACGATCTACTGTTATTCAGAAGAGGAACGAAAAAATGCACTCAAAAAACTAGGACGTGGTGCCGAAATCACCCGCTTCAAAGGGCTCGGCGAAATTTCACCCGGTGAGTTCAAAGATTTTATCAGCAAGGAAAACATGCGTCTATCGCAAGTTAACGTGCACGGCGATCATTCCATCCCGGAGATTCTCTCTTTCTATATGGGCAAGAACTCTCCCGATCGCCGCGATTTTATCATGGATAATCTGGTCCTCGATGCGGAGATGCTAAACTGA
- a CDS encoding alpha/beta hydrolase: MRLTNVSEPMLQLFLVDSEKPVPFVIVCPGGGYWILSMNSEGTEIAEWLNSIGVSAAVLKYRVPDNRAGALADAKQAVKMAREHASDWKINPHKVGMLGFSAGGHLTAACSSSDVRPDFSVLVYPAYLFKEGGIDLVDEIPVDAETPPAFVVQAKDDKKYYRSTLAYTKALDAAGVEVESHLFARGGHGFGMRDRGHPVHTVWPVLCEAWMRDIGILEP, from the coding sequence ATCCGTCTGACGAATGTCAGTGAGCCGATGCTTCAATTGTTTCTTGTGGATTCCGAAAAACCGGTGCCTTTTGTGATTGTCTGTCCCGGCGGCGGCTATTGGATTCTCAGCATGAATTCTGAGGGAACGGAGATTGCGGAGTGGCTGAATTCCATAGGGGTTTCGGCGGCGGTATTGAAGTATCGGGTTCCGGACAATCGTGCCGGTGCGCTGGCGGATGCGAAACAGGCCGTGAAAATGGCTCGTGAACATGCTTCGGACTGGAAGATCAATCCGCACAAAGTGGGTATGCTGGGCTTTTCGGCCGGCGGGCATCTGACGGCGGCGTGCAGTTCTTCTGACGTGCGTCCGGATTTTTCAGTGCTGGTTTATCCGGCTTATCTTTTTAAAGAGGGCGGGATTGACCTGGTGGATGAGATTCCGGTTGATGCCGAAACGCCGCCGGCATTTGTGGTACAGGCGAAAGACGATAAAAAATATTATCGCAGCACGTTGGCGTATACAAAGGCTCTGGATGCGGCTGGTGTGGAGGTGGAATCGCATCTTTTTGCGCGGGGCGGGCATGGTTTCGGCATGCGTGATCGGGGGCATCCGGTGCATACCGTGTGGCCGGTACTGTGTGAAGCGTGGATGCGGGATATCGGAATTTTAGAGCCGTAA
- a CDS encoding nucleotidyltransferase: MKPTLLIMAAGMGSRYGGLKQLDPVGPNGETLLEYSIFDAIQAGFGRVVFVIRRDFENAFKEQVGSKFTEKIDVQYAFQSLSDLPAGFSIPEGRTKPWGTGQAVLCAKDLISEPFCVQNADDFYGAEAYRTITEAFPALKENESCMVGYRLKNTLSPNGSVSRGVCKTDNGYLSEITERTEIITNKAGTVQYIENGTAFDMTGNEIVSMNFWGFAPQFFQSLEEKFIEFLQNRGCEQKSEWYIPDIVTRMMHNGETRIKILSSDARWFGVTYPEDRPAVVQALKSMHESGIYPGKLWN; the protein is encoded by the coding sequence ATGAAACCGACACTACTGATTATGGCCGCCGGCATGGGCAGCCGCTACGGCGGGCTTAAACAGCTCGACCCCGTAGGTCCCAACGGCGAAACCCTGCTGGAATATTCTATTTTCGATGCCATCCAGGCCGGCTTCGGCAGAGTCGTCTTCGTGATCCGCCGCGATTTCGAAAACGCCTTCAAGGAACAGGTCGGCAGCAAATTCACCGAAAAAATCGATGTACAGTACGCATTCCAGTCATTGAGCGATCTGCCCGCCGGATTTTCCATTCCCGAAGGCCGCACCAAACCCTGGGGCACCGGACAGGCCGTACTTTGCGCCAAAGATCTCATCAGCGAACCCTTCTGCGTACAGAATGCAGACGATTTCTATGGTGCCGAAGCCTACAGGACCATCACAGAAGCGTTCCCGGCCCTGAAAGAAAACGAGAGTTGCATGGTTGGCTATCGGCTGAAAAACACGCTCTCCCCCAACGGATCGGTTTCACGCGGCGTCTGCAAAACAGACAACGGCTATCTTTCTGAAATCACCGAGCGCACCGAAATTATCACCAATAAAGCCGGCACCGTTCAATATATTGAAAACGGTACCGCCTTCGATATGACCGGCAATGAAATCGTCTCCATGAACTTCTGGGGATTTGCGCCGCAGTTTTTCCAGTCCCTGGAAGAAAAGTTTATCGAGTTCCTGCAGAACAGAGGCTGCGAACAGAAATCAGAATGGTATATTCCCGATATCGTCACACGCATGATGCACAACGGCGAAACCCGGATTAAAATACTCAGCTCCGATGCCCGGTGGTTCGGCGTCACCTATCCCGAAGACCGCCCCGCCGTCGTCCAGGCCCTGAAATCCATGCACGAAAGCGGAATTTATCCCGGAAAACTATGGAACTGA
- a CDS encoding alkaline phosphatase yields MNRRFFIGAVGAASAVLGTGRVGRISPKYVFLLIGDGMGAAQREVAERYVRLKYPSRNPVLSMNRLPVRGLTSTEEITGKVTDSAASGTALACGEKTVNGAVGMGQDLKTPFRSMAYDAQTAGRRVGIVTSVPIDHATPACFYAQVPKRNMYYEITEQLPQSGFDYFAGEPLLGRGKSGDKASPDQLLEAGGYRRVTSRQDFDALKPGDEKIVVEHKMGYAIDGKQSLSLADLTRKGIELLDGESGFFMMVEGGKIDWSGHANDLPTNIHETLAFDDAVTVAVEFYEKHPAETLVVVTADHETGGLELASDAPDLVEAIDAQEFRGQKYMDDVAEWKKSASVSVGDAYERLVDCFGLAGLSPEASGHIRKAVEQTFKNGEKDGRDPEIQKMYGKRNAAVISCQHALAERAGARWTSYQHTSALVPTTAVGNGAEQFSGRYSNADIGRRLKVLIQS; encoded by the coding sequence ATGAATCGCAGGTTTTTTATCGGTGCAGTGGGCGCGGCGTCCGCCGTTTTGGGAACGGGCCGGGTCGGCCGGATTTCTCCGAAATATGTTTTTTTATTGATCGGTGATGGTATGGGTGCGGCTCAGCGCGAGGTGGCGGAGCGGTATGTCCGTTTAAAATACCCTTCGCGTAATCCGGTTCTGTCGATGAATCGTTTGCCGGTGCGGGGGCTGACTTCTACCGAGGAAATTACGGGGAAGGTAACGGATTCCGCGGCATCCGGTACGGCGCTGGCCTGCGGGGAGAAAACGGTGAACGGTGCCGTCGGTATGGGACAGGACTTGAAGACACCGTTCCGGTCGATGGCATATGATGCGCAGACGGCGGGCAGAAGGGTGGGGATTGTAACGTCGGTGCCGATCGATCATGCCACCCCGGCCTGCTTTTATGCTCAGGTGCCGAAGAGGAATATGTATTACGAAATTACGGAGCAGCTCCCGCAGAGTGGGTTTGATTATTTTGCCGGAGAGCCGTTGCTGGGGAGGGGAAAAAGCGGGGATAAAGCCTCTCCGGATCAGCTGCTTGAGGCCGGGGGATATCGACGGGTTACGAGCCGTCAGGACTTCGATGCGCTTAAACCAGGAGATGAAAAGATCGTTGTTGAGCATAAAATGGGCTATGCCATTGATGGGAAACAATCGCTTTCGCTGGCTGACCTGACCCGTAAAGGTATTGAGCTGCTTGATGGCGAATCGGGTTTTTTCATGATGGTTGAGGGAGGAAAAATCGATTGGAGCGGTCATGCGAACGATCTGCCGACCAATATTCATGAAACGTTGGCGTTTGATGACGCGGTGACCGTTGCGGTGGAATTTTATGAAAAACATCCGGCAGAGACGCTGGTGGTTGTGACGGCGGATCATGAAACGGGCGGGCTTGAGCTGGCGTCTGACGCTCCGGATCTTGTTGAGGCCATTGATGCTCAGGAGTTCCGGGGACAGAAGTATATGGATGATGTTGCGGAATGGAAAAAGTCGGCTTCTGTTTCTGTGGGCGACGCTTATGAGCGGCTGGTGGATTGCTTTGGGCTTGCCGGTCTTTCGCCGGAAGCGTCCGGGCATATCCGCAAGGCGGTGGAGCAGACATTTAAGAACGGTGAAAAAGATGGCCGTGATCCGGAAATCCAGAAAATGTACGGAAAACGAAATGCGGCGGTAATCAGCTGTCAGCATGCACTGGCTGAACGCGCCGGAGCGCGGTGGACCAGTTATCAGCATACGAGTGCCCTGGTGCCGACAACCGCTGTTGGCAATGGCGCGGAGCAGTTTAGCGGCAGATACAGCAACGCGGATATCGGCCGGCGGTTGAAAGTGCTTATCCAATCCTGA